A region of Carassius gibelio isolate Cgi1373 ecotype wild population from Czech Republic chromosome B11, carGib1.2-hapl.c, whole genome shotgun sequence DNA encodes the following proteins:
- the tmem183a gene encoding transmembrane protein 183A — MPKKGNRKRLKFRAEDVCSESVTVADYANADPAIVKSGRVKKAVVNAIEKEAKLLCGLEASQGPVQEVLSSAAGVSNAARESSDELDSEEGDEIKGSLKKKNKRRKENSESIDGEEYPIDIWLLLAAYIRPEDVCRFSLICKNAWTATCTAVFWTRLYKRHYNLDADLPDRLQPDSIAKMRCLRARVIRSLFHLYEPFSLWVSKNPLLPESTPTTLLNSKCLLFWVNKVSGSRSEPMWEFNFKFVKLPTKGKNGCGMSLQLPKQYKDVHTNPDSDCYLLRVTTLNFIFTSVVMGMTLTSFTINVSTDMRHHRVRLDFQDSPVIRGKKFRGEQGVQVVLDPVHSVRLMDWWHPQYPTSSYN, encoded by the exons ATGCCCAAGAAAGGGAACCGAAAACGGCTGAAATTTAGAGCCGAGGATGTTTGCTCGGAGTCAG taACTGTGGCTGACTATGCCAACGCCGATCCCGCTATCGTAAAGTCGGGAAGAGTTAAAAAGGCTGTTGTTAATGCAATTGAAAAAGAAG CAAAATTACTCTGTGGGCTTGAGGCATCCCAGGGTCCTGTGCAGGAAGTGCTCTCCTCTGCAGCTGGTGTGAGTAATGCAGCCCGTGAGAGCAGTGATGAACTGGACTCGGAGGAAGGGGATGAAATCAAAGGGTCcctcaaaaagaaaaacaaaagacgCAAAG AAAACAGTGAGAGCATAGATGGAGAGGAGTATCCCATTGATATTTGGCTTCTGCTTGCTGCATACATTCGGCCAGAAGACGTCTGCAGATTCTCTTTGATCTGCAAGAACGCTTGGACTGCCACGTGCACAGCTGTATTTTGGACACGACTCTACAAAAG GCACTATAATCTTGATGCAGACCTCCCCGATCGCCTTCAACCTGATTCTATTGCAAAGATGCGTTGTCTTCGTGCGCGTGTTATTCGCTCGCTTTTTCACTTATATGAGCCCTTTAGCTTGTGGGTGTCGAAAAATCCTCTTCTGCCTGAATCTACACCTACCACACTGCTCAATTCCAAG TGTTTGCTGTTTTGGGTCAACAAAGTGTCTGGAAGTAGGTCAGAGCCGATGTGGGAGTTCAACTTCAAGTTTGTGAAACTG CCAACCAAGGGCAAAAACGGATGTGGTATGAGTCTTCAGCTGCCCAAGCAGTATAAAGATGTTCACACTAATCCAGACTCGGACTGTTATCTGCTGCGGGTCACTACCCttaatttcattttcacttcTGTTGTGATGGGCATGACGTTAACTTCG TTCACCATTAATGTGAGCACGGACATGAGGCACCACCGAGTACGCCTGGATTTCCAGGATTCACCAGTCATTCGAGGGAAGAAGTTTAGGGGTGAACAAGGGGTGCAGGTAGTGCTGGACCCTGTCCACAGCGTGCGCCTCATGGACTGGTGGCACCCACAGTACCCCACATCCTCATATAATTAG